In Deefgea piscis, the DNA window AGCCGCCGCTGGTTTACCGCCCACGGCGCAATTTGGTCAAGTCATCCACACCGAAGGGCAGACGAATATCATCAACGCCAGCGTGCAGCTGCAAACGGGCCGCGCGTATGAGTGCGACACCTCAGCCGCCGCTTTTAGCGTTCCCTTGCCGCTAAATCCAAATGTCGGTGACTTTGTTTGGCTGAATGATCATTTAGGTACGTTCGCAAAAAACAATTTAACTGTTTTGCGTAATGGCAAAAAAATCCAAGGCAAAAGCGAGGATTACATCATGGATCTGAATTACTTAAATAATCAGCTGACCTATATCAGCGCCAGCCACGGATGGGCGATTAAATGAGAGCTAGCGCACTATTTGGATCGGGCGGCACGCCCCGTGCATGCGGGCAATTGCCGCCATTTGGTAGCGGCCAATTCATGGTGTTTTTCAAAACCACACCATTCGTTATCCCTGCTGGCGTTTCGTCGGTTCGAGTCCGTGTTTTTGGTGCGGGTGGCGGCTCGATTGTTGGTGGCGCTGGCGGTGGTGGCGGTGGTTTCGCGATGGGCGTATTCGATGTGGTCGAGGGTGCAAGCCACACCGCGACGGTCGGGCTTGGTGTAGTGAGCGGCACAGGCGGCACATCCAGCTTTGGTGCGCTGATTTCTGCAACTGGCGGCACGGCGGGTACGGCGACGGTTGGCGGTACGGGTGGCGTGGGTATCGGCGGCGATTTTAGAGCCAATGGCGGTAAGGCTGGTAACGCAAACGGTTCAGGCGGTGGTGGTGCAGGCTCGCAATTAGGGCGTGGCGGCAATACCGGTAATGGCGTTTGCGGCGGCGGCGGTGTTTCGCCAATGGGTGATGTGGCGGCGGGGGTAAGTACTGGCGGCTCTGCGTTTGGTGGTACAGATGCACACGGTAATTACAATACTAGCAGCCCAACAATCAGTAATCTATATAACGCACCGGCTGTAAATTCAGGGTTTTTGGGTGATTTTTTAGGTGGTGGTGGTGGCAATGGCAATCAAGTAACGGGTGGTATTGGTGGTGGTGGCAGCGGCGGTATTGGCGGCTATACGCAAGGCGGATTAGGTGGCGCCTTTGGCGGTGGCGGTGGTGGCTCAGTTAATGGCTCTGCTGGTGGCATAGCCGGTGGCTGTGGCGGAAATTTTCCGTCCAAGGGCGGCGAAGGCCTAATTGTTGTGGAGTGGTGAGCATGAAAGCACTAATCGAAAATAACGCTGTTGTCGCGGCATCAAATAATCCAGACCAAGACTTTCACCCGATTCTGGCTGCTCAATTTGTCGTGGTACCTGAGTTTGTTCAGCAGGGTTGGCGGCAGATCAATGGTCAATGGTCTGAGCCGCTGGTAAACGTATTGACGTGGGATAACGCCAGTCGAGCGTATTTCCACATCGACATTGGTGCGTTTTACGACCGATTCGGTAGTCGTAAATTAGGCATTCTGTCGAGCACTGATCCGCTGGTCATGGCTGTGGTACGTGACACTAGTGTGCGCCAGTACATCGATCTTAAAAACCCTGACGTATCAGCAGGCGTAAATGCCTTGGTTTCAGTTGGCTTGTTAAATGAAGAGCAGGCCTCGGCGGTCATGAATTTAACAACCCAAGACAACGAGCGTTTTGTTAAGGGCTTGCCACAGCCTGAGTAGTTGCCATTGCAAAATCAATAGCCCGCCAAACTAATGGCGGGTTTTTTTACGCCCTTCAAAAAGGAATCGGCATGCAAGAAGAATTGAAATCGTTTTGGGAAACCCTAGCGCTACTGTTCGTTGTTGGCGCCATTGTGCCGATTGCTCGGGCACTCGCCAGTGCCGCACCGGACAACTGGCGCATGGTGCTGGGGCGTGCGGTGCTTAACGGCATTTTGAGTGTGTCGGCGCTGGTGGTGTTGTTGTGGTTTTCGCCGCCATCGCTGGCATTAGTCGGTGTGGCGTGTGCCCTGGGTACGCTGGGCCAGTCGGGCGTCGAGCATTGGGCGCGTTTATTTAGCGAAAAGCGCGGCTGGATTAAATCAAGCACCGACGATGCAGCTCAGTAAAGGAAAAATCATGTCTAGTCGTGAACTTAAAGATTTACACGCAAGTATTCGCACGCTGGCAGCGAAATTTGTGGCTGAAGCCAATGCCACTTTGCAGCAGCAAAATCCAGCGCTCGAGGTACGTTTGACTTGCACTTGGCGGCCACAGTCTGAGCAAAACGCTTTGTACGCACAGGGCAGAACTAAGCCTGGGCCAAAGGTGACGTGGGTGACGCAAAGCGCGCATAACACCGATTTACCCGACACGCCCGATGGTGATGCTGAGGCGCTCGATGTGGGCGTGTTTGAAAACGGCAAATACTTGCAAGGCAACACCGCGCGTGAGTTGGGCTTTTACCTGCGGCTCGGGCCAATTGGTGAGCGCTATGGTCTGGTATGGGGTGGGCGCTGGCAAACGCCTGATTACCCGCATTATGAGCGTAAAGAATGGCGGACTGCTAAATAATCCACAGCAGCGGTGGGTAAGCCCAGTAAATCCAAGCCAAAAAGCTTGGGTTTCTGGGCTTTGCACTGTGTTGCACAAAAAGGTATCGAACGAATGTTCAATTTAATTCCTGAAAAATACCGACTTCTAGCCCTAGGGCTATTGCTGCTGTTTTTCTTTGCCGGTGGTTTGCGACTGGGTTGGGTGCTATCGGCTAACAGTAAAGATGCGGCAGAGCTAAAAACCGTAACAAAGGTAGCAATCAAGACGGACAAAAAACAGGCGTCAGCAACTAAAGCGGCGGTGGCCAACGCCAGCGCTATCGAGCAAACGCGAGTCATTTACAAAACAATCACTAAAGAGGTGGTGAAATATGCGCAATCTAAAAATGCGGCCGATTCGAGTAAAACAATGGCTAGTGGTGTGTGCGATCAGCGTTTGGATGCTGAGTGGGTGCGCATCCACGACCTTGCTGCACGTCCCGACATCGCCGCCAGCGCACCTAATGAATTATCCGAGCCAGTTGGAAAAGCTGACGCCCTCGGCGTCATCGCCAGAAACTACGAAACTTGTCAGCAATGGCGAAACGAGATAATCGGCTGGCAAAGTTGGTGGTCAAGTCAAACAGAGCCGCAATCTGGCAATTAACCGTACAAGTTACGGTTTTATTTTACATAAAGGTGGCGTGTATTACTGCGCCGCTGTAATTAGACAAAGGGTTTGATATGACTCAAAAGCTCACCGCCGCGCAAACTCGCGCGATTACGTTTTGGAATAATCTCGAAAAGTACCCCTTAATCGGCGATGTGGCCACAGCGTTGGGTGTATCACGTCAGGCGCTGGAAGCGATTCGTTTACGCATTCGCGCCGTTGACCCCAAGGCTTTAATTGATCGACCGCGTGTGGCGCCACAAAAAAAGCTTGAAGCGGTGAATGATCCAATAGCACCGGTTGCGCCGGCTGCACCGATTGTGCCGGGTGCGACGGTTGATGCGGAAGTGCGCACGCTGCGCGCCCAAATCAAAGCCATGCAGACCGAAACGCTCGACGCCGATTTTATCAAGCGGCAAATCGTCAAGCTGGCTGAAACCAGTATCGAGCCGCCGAACTGGCTAGTGAATGCGCCGCAAGAAGAAGGCTCTTTGGGTGTGCCGACGCTATTCGCGAGTGATTGGCACTGGGCAGAAGTCGTTGATCCCCGCCAGATTAACGGCTGCAACGAATACAACCTCGAGATCGCCCATCGCCGCGCTAAAGCGCTGATCGATAAAACCATTGGCCTGCTGCGTAACGAGTTCACGCGGCCTTGTCATCAGGGTATTGTCTTCGCGCTCGGTGGTGATATGGTCTCTGGCGATATACATGATGAATTAATGGCAACCAATCAATGCGAAATCATGCCGACGGTCATCGATCTGCTAGAGATTTTAGCCTGGTGCATTAAAACGCTAGCCGATGAATTCGGCGCGGTCTTTGTGCCGTGTGTGTCCGGCAACCATGGGCGCAATACGCATAAAATTCGCGCCAAAGGGCGCAACTTCACCAGCTTTGACTGGCTGACGTATGTGATGCTCAGCAAGCTATTCGAGAACGATAGCCGCGTGACGTTCCTGATCCCTGACGGCCCCGATGCGTATTACCGCGTATTTGGTACCCGTTACCTGCTGACGCACGGCGATCAATTTCGTGGCGGCGACGGCATGATCGGCGCACTCGGGCCAATCTTGCGCGGCGATCATAAAAAGCGCGGCCGTAACGGACAAATCGATATGAGCTACGACGTGATGCTGCTCGGTCACTGGCATCAATATATCCACCACCAGCGCGTGATCGTGAATGGTTCGCTCAAAGGTTACGATGAATACGCCTTCGCGAATAACTTCGGCTTTGAGCGTGCGCGGCAAGCTTTGTGGCTGACGCACCCAAAACACGGCATTACATTCCCATTCGCAGTCAACGTTGACGACAACCAAGGCGAAATCGTTACCGACTGGGTGAGCGTGCCAGACGCACAAGCGGCATAGCGATGTCAGAAACCGAAGCTGAAGCGCTCGATATTCGCCTGGGCGAATTGATTGCTCTTGATCTAAAAGGCGAACTAAAAGACCTCGAAGAGCTGATCCAATGCGCGAGTGATTGGCATCAGTTTTGGCGGGGGATATTGGATATATACCAAAAATAGTGATGGTGGGTTGGTGGATAATATAGGCTAAAATCATCCTAAATCGACTGCTAAGTCTTTGATTTTATTAGGCCGCTTTTGATGGTTTTAGTCTGTAAAAATCACCCTAAAAACATAGGTAAGTGCTTGAAAAATATAAAAAATACACTGCGTATTGCTACATACAATATTCACAAAGGCATGTCACCGCTCAACCAGAATTTTGTACTGCATGGCGTGCGTCACGCCTTAAAAGCACTCGATCCAGATATTGTTTTTTTGCAGGAAGTACAGGGCCTGCACCATGATTTAGCTAAGAAAATCCATACTTGGCCGCGGGATGCACAGCATGTGTATTTGGCTGGCGATGCGCTGTTTTCTGCTTACGGTAGTAATGCCCATTATTTACTTGGGCATCACGGTAATGCTTTGTTGTCGCGGTTTCCAATTTTGCATCGCAGTAATCACGACTTAACTTTGCACCGGTTTGAGCAACGCGGTTTATTGTATTGTCAGCTGGATTTACCGCATTGGACACAGTCTTTGCATGCTTTTTGTGTGCATTTGAATTTACGCGCCTCGGATCGGCGTAAGCAATTGCAACTGATGATTCGTGCCATTGCTGAGCAAGTGCCTGCAGATGCGCCGCTGGTGCTGGCGGGGGATTTTAACGATTGGCGCGGTGAAGTCAGCGAAGTGTTGCAATCTGAATTGGGCATGGATGAAGTTTTTCAGTCTTTGCACGGCGCGCATGCGCGTAGTTTTCCTGCCAGAATGCCGTTTTTTTCATTAGATCGTATTTATACCCGTGGTTTTACCATTGAATCGGCCGAGGTGTTGCAAGGCGCGCCTTGGCGCAGTTTGTCGGACCACGCGCCTTTATTGGCTACATTATCTTTGGCAGGTGCTCAAAAGGCATGACGCAATACTTGGACGGACATCAGCTGACTTTATTGCGTGATGGCTTAGAGTTTTTCCCTGCGCTGCTGTCGGCGATTGACGCCGCGCAGTTTGAAATTCGCCTTGAAACGTATATTTTTGCGACCGATGACATCGGTCTTGCAGTTGCTCACGCCTTGATGGCCGCCGCTAAGCGCGGCGTTCGAGTCGGCTTATTACTGGATGGCTTTGGTGCCTATGCTTTTCCGGCAACGCTGCGCCAAGAGATGCAGGACGCCGGGGTGCAAGTATTGTTTTTCCGTCCCGAGGTGAGCCGTTTCGCGCTTAAGCGCTCACGTTTGCGGCGTTTGCATCGTAAATTATCTTGTATTGATGGCCAGCTGGCGTTTATCGGCGGGATCAATATCATCAGCGATGATGATGGTCCCGGCATGGCGCCGCGCTATGATTATGCCGTTGCCGTTAAAGGGCCGGTGGTGCTGGATATTGAGCAGGCCTTGCTGCGTGAGTGGCAGTACACCGCATGGATGCAATTTAAAAAATCGATTTTTGCGCGCAGGCAATGGCCATTACCAGCGGTAGTCGGGGACGCTAAAGCGCGCCTGGTGGTGCGAGATAATGCGCGCAATCGACATGCGATCGAAAAAGCCTATTTGCAAGCGATTGAAGCGGCGCAATCCGAAATCATGATTGCCAATGCGTATTTTTTGCCCGGTCTGCGTTTACGCCAAGCTTTAATGCGCGCTGCCAAGCGCGGGGTGAAGGTGGTATTGCTACTACAAGACGAGCGCGATCATGCCTTGCTGCAATACGCCAGCTGGGCGTATTACCGTGATTTATTGCACGCCGGCGTTGAAATTTATCAATATAAAAGCGGCTTTATGCACGCCAAAGTGGCGGTGATTGATCACGCTTGGGCCACCGTTGGCTCAAGCAATATTGATCCATTTAGTTTGTTGCTGGCGCGCGAGGCGAATCTTGTGATTGAAGATGCGTCTTTTGCGCAGCAGCTGCGATCTGATTTGCAATGCCGCTTGCAGCGTGATGCGGTGCTGATTTTGCCCGAGCATGTGCATCAAGCCAGTTATTTACGCCGCGCTGTGGTATGGACGTGTTACGGACTCGTTCGGCTGCTGCTCGGTGTTTCGGGCTACGGTGGCAGAAAATACCTTGAATAACAGCGCGTTATTTGAGCAAAAATACCAAGTCAATTGGCATGGTTGGGTTTGGTGTGGGCTATATCGCTGAGTTGAGCGTTAAAGAAGCCGCGTGAAAGCCAAAGCAAGGTTTGAATTTTTCAGTAAACAGCGTTGGGCGTACTCGGTAGCTTTGGTAGAATGACGGACTAAATCCAATTACGAGCCCTTTATGATCACTTTGTACAATACCTTGGCCCGCGAGAAGCAGGAATTTAAACCGATGACGCCCGGCATTGTGAACATGTATGTTTGCGGCATGACGGTTTACGATTATTGCCATATTGGCCATGCGCGGATGGTGGTGGTGTTTGACGTCATCACGCGTTGGTTTCGCGAGTCGGGTTACCAAGTGAATTATGTGCGTAATATCACTGATATTGATGACAAAATCATTCGCCGTGCCGCTGAAAATGGCGAGTCGATTCATTCGCTTACCGAGCGCTTTATTGCCGCAATGAATGAAGATTTTGCTGCGCTGGGCATTATTCGCCCAGATCATGAGCCACGTGCTACTGAGCATATTCATGGCATGCAGTCGATTATTGGGCAGTTGTTTGATCGTGGTTTAGCGTATTCGGCCCCTAATGGCGATGTGTATTATTCGGTGC includes these proteins:
- a CDS encoding M15 family metallopeptidase: MSSRELKDLHASIRTLAAKFVAEANATLQQQNPALEVRLTCTWRPQSEQNALYAQGRTKPGPKVTWVTQSAHNTDLPDTPDGDAEALDVGVFENGKYLQGNTARELGFYLRLGPIGERYGLVWGGRWQTPDYPHYERKEWRTAK
- a CDS encoding endonuclease/exonuclease/phosphatase family protein, encoding MKNIKNTLRIATYNIHKGMSPLNQNFVLHGVRHALKALDPDIVFLQEVQGLHHDLAKKIHTWPRDAQHVYLAGDALFSAYGSNAHYLLGHHGNALLSRFPILHRSNHDLTLHRFEQRGLLYCQLDLPHWTQSLHAFCVHLNLRASDRRKQLQLMIRAIAEQVPADAPLVLAGDFNDWRGEVSEVLQSELGMDEVFQSLHGAHARSFPARMPFFSLDRIYTRGFTIESAEVLQGAPWRSLSDHAPLLATLSLAGAQKA
- a CDS encoding holin translates to MQEELKSFWETLALLFVVGAIVPIARALASAAPDNWRMVLGRAVLNGILSVSALVVLLWFSPPSLALVGVACALGTLGQSGVEHWARLFSEKRGWIKSSTDDAAQ
- the clsB gene encoding cardiolipin synthase ClsB, translated to MTQYLDGHQLTLLRDGLEFFPALLSAIDAAQFEIRLETYIFATDDIGLAVAHALMAAAKRGVRVGLLLDGFGAYAFPATLRQEMQDAGVQVLFFRPEVSRFALKRSRLRRLHRKLSCIDGQLAFIGGINIISDDDGPGMAPRYDYAVAVKGPVVLDIEQALLREWQYTAWMQFKKSIFARRQWPLPAVVGDAKARLVVRDNARNRHAIEKAYLQAIEAAQSEIMIANAYFLPGLRLRQALMRAAKRGVKVVLLLQDERDHALLQYASWAYYRDLLHAGVEIYQYKSGFMHAKVAVIDHAWATVGSSNIDPFSLLLAREANLVIEDASFAQQLRSDLQCRLQRDAVLILPEHVHQASYLRRAVVWTCYGLVRLLLGVSGYGGRKYLE